From the genome of Orcinus orca chromosome 5, mOrcOrc1.1, whole genome shotgun sequence, one region includes:
- the LOC101272126 gene encoding short transmembrane mitochondrial protein 1-like, whose translation MLQFLLGFTLGNVVGMYLAQNYDILEEIKKDVDAKKKPPSS comes from the coding sequence ATGCTCCAGTTCCTGCTTGGATTTACTCTTGGCAATGTGGTGGGAATGTATCTGGCTCAGAACTACGACATacttgaagaaattaaaaaggacgTGGACGCCAAGAAGAAACCCCCTAGTTCATGA